GGCAAGGGCCGCAACCTCGGCCATCTCGGGTGCAATCTCGCCCACAAAGGTGCCGTCCTGCGCCACCAGGGCACCGGCGGCATATACGCGATGCGGAGCCGTGGCAAACGTCAGGTCGTTGAGTACCAGCAGGTCGGCACGCTTGCCCGGGGCGATGGCGCCACGCAGCTCGTGCGGGTCGCGGCAGCCGTGATCCAGGCCAAACGCCTCGGCCGTGGAGAGGGACGCCATAGAGATAGCGACCACGGGGTCGATACCGGCCTCGATAGCCACGCGGCAGGCATTGTCGATCATACCGGTCGAAAGCGCATCGGAGGGAGCGCGGTCGTCGGTCGCAAAGCAGCAGCGGCGGGCACGGGAAGGATTCTCCAACAGCATCGGAGACAGGTTGGCCAGGTCGTGACTGCACGTGCCCTCACGCAGCATCACATACATGCCGCGGGACAGCTTGTCGAGTGCCTCCTCGGGAATCGTCGACTCGTGGTCGGCGATAATGCCCGCTGCGGCATAGGCGTTGAGGTCCTTACCGGCAACGAGCGGCGCGTGGCCGTCAACCTGCTTGGACGGCGTCTGGTTGGCAGCATCGATGCGAGCACAGGTCTCGGGGTCGGCCATAAAGACGCCCGGCAGGTTCATCATTTCGCCCAGACCAAAGACATCGCCTGGATGCTCGGCAAAAAACGCCTGCATATCGGCAGCCGAAATAACGGCACCGGCCTGCTCGTCGGGCAGCGCGGGCACGCACGAAGGCATCATGTACTTGATGGAGATGGGTGCGCGGCGGCCGTCCTCGATCATAAAGCGCAAGCCGTCGAGACCGGCAACATTGGCAATCTCGTGGCTGTCGGCAATGGCGGTGGTAGTACCGCGCGTCGCGGCCATGCGAGCATACTCGGCGGGACGGATGTTCGAAGACTCGATATGCAGATGCCCGTCAATAAAACCGGGAGCGAGATAGCGACCCTGGCAGTCGATGACCTCAATTGCCTCGTAGGTGCCAGCGGCATCGTCGCGACCATCGTAGAGCACGCCGACGATCACACCGTCCTTGACGGCAACGCTACCGGGCGCCACACGCTGGCCATACACGTCGACGATCTGCGCATTGGTAAACAGCGTGTCGACGGGCACGCGGCCCTCGGCGGCCTCGATCACAGTCCTCATGACCTCAACGGACATACATACTCCTTTAACCGTAGAAAACAGCCGCGGAGCGGACAGACCTTCACCGCAGCAAGCCAATAGCCATTGTATGCCCAAACGATGGGTCGGGAATACACCCCCCTCCGCTTAACGGCACACGCCACCCCGCGCAATGAGAAGGAGTGTCCCCCTACGACTACTCATTTATGTCTGTCCCCAATGAGTACCCCGATGTTCTGGCAACGACAGCGAAAACCCGCCAGAGCGAGCAAGGTGCCTTGAAACGAGGCGGCATTGATCTTTTGATCATGCCGCCGAAGTTGAAAGGCAGATTGCCGCTCTGGCGGGTTTGCAGCGTCAACCGGTTACGCGGTTTGGTAAAACCGCGTAACTAAACCAACTTAAAGCCCTTGCGCTTGCCCACGGAGAGGGTGTCGCCCAGCTTGAGGGCGCTCGGGTCGATGTTGTAGCTCTTGGGAGCCACGGCCTTGCCGTTGATCTTGACACCGCCGCCGTCGATATCGCGACGAGCCTGGCCGGCGCTCGCCGAAAGACCCAAGTCCTTGAGCAGGCCGGCGAGGTAGATCTGGCCCTCGTCGTTGACGGTCAGCTCAACGTGCTTCTCGGGGAAGTCGGCGAGCTGGCCCTCCTTGAACACGCGGTCGAACTCGGCCTGAGCCTCGTCGCCGGCACCGGCGCCGTGGTAGGTGTCGCACAGGTCGCGACCCAGAGCGCGCTTGAGTTCATAGGGATCGGCGGAGCCATCGGCCAGGGCGGCGTCGATCTTGTCGACCTCGGCCGGGGTGAGCGAGCTGGCCAGACGATAGTACTTGCCGATCA
The DNA window shown above is from Collinsella aerofaciens and carries:
- a CDS encoding adenine deaminase — translated: MSVEVMRTVIEAAEGRVPVDTLFTNAQIVDVYGQRVAPGSVAVKDGVIVGVLYDGRDDAAGTYEAIEVIDCQGRYLAPGFIDGHLHIESSNIRPAEYARMAATRGTTTAIADSHEIANVAGLDGLRFMIEDGRRAPISIKYMMPSCVPALPDEQAGAVISAADMQAFFAEHPGDVFGLGEMMNLPGVFMADPETCARIDAANQTPSKQVDGHAPLVAGKDLNAYAAAGIIADHESTIPEEALDKLSRGMYVMLREGTCSHDLANLSPMLLENPSRARRCCFATDDRAPSDALSTGMIDNACRVAIEAGIDPVVAISMASLSTAEAFGLDHGCRDPHELRGAIAPGKRADLLVLNDLTFATAPHRVYAAGALVAQDGTFVGEIAPEMAEVAALADELRASVKLPKLSLDVFDYAFKPGEAVIDVVPGKAITGMARPENAEGLRRIMLIERHGRGVSLQAEGADGDGPAGLGLVGKHIGRGWVRGFTITGGAIASTIGHDSHNVCVVGDNAADMMAAVEAVGQGGHVLVRNGEVVARIPLALGGLMSEGTAEDVAAQHDDFMVKARAMGIEPPLDPIMGIIFLPLPVIPTLRIRPEGMFDVTTFTYAD